Part of the Episyrphus balteatus chromosome X, idEpiBalt1.1, whole genome shotgun sequence genome, CATTAGCTTTATGTTGGACAGCTACAACCTTTGCAAGTGCTTAtgaactgcaaactcaaaaaattgaaCCAATAGCACCACCTTCTAAACCAGCAGCTCCAGCGGTCACAATAATGACACAAACAGTTCAGCAGCCAAACAGTTGCAATACGACTGCAAATGGAAATGGTAAGAGTAATATCGTAGTtggctttatttatttttcttacattttcgtTTCAACAGGTATAAAGCAAGTGCATCTAATACGGCAAGGAAATAATCCGCATTTCCAACAACAAATAAATCCGATACTAGCCTCTCcgcagcaacaacagcagcctACCCCAGTTCAAAGCCAAGCACAGGCCCAACAAATGCCATTGCCACAACCTCAAACAGTTGGCATACGACAGCAAGTTACAAACGTAACACAGTCCCAAACTCAAATCATATCACAACCTCAACCagttcaacaacaacaacaacaacaacagcagcaacaacaacaacagcagcaacaacaacagctgtCATCAATAAGCCCAGTTGTTACCATTTCTCCTCAATGTACAGTATCTACTGGTGTTTCAATGACGACGTCGATAGTAGTAGCCTCTCCAGCAGTTTCTTCAACAGCAAAAATTATAACTCCACCAAATACTCCAACAAACTCCATTCAGACTATCGTTTCAGCCCCAATTACAGGGACCGTTCAGGGAGGCAcagttttgcaaaaatttcgaCCAACTACGGTTCTTTCAAGGGCCGCAAATACAAATTCGTCTGCTGCAACAGGTTTAAGAGTAGTATCTGGTAATCCTCCAGTACGTATTCTTTCAGGCGGTCAAGCAGTTCGCATCGCAACAACTCAGGGCTCATcgacaacaattttaaaaacatccACAGGTCAGACTGTCGGCACTCCGACATCAATTGCAACAGCAACCACAATAGGTGGTAAGCAATACTTCATACAAAAACCGTTGTCACTCGGCCAAAATGTACAATTTCAATTGATTAAAACAAGTACGGGAGTAGCAGTGCAAACACTGCCCAaagtaaatgttttaaaaaatatacctgGCGGTGCAGTTGGTCAAAGTCAAGTGCAAACCGTACAAACGTCTCAGTCAAACACAATCACAAAACCAACCGTTGTAACGGGCAATCTAGTTAAGTTGGTCTCACCGGGTGGCAAAATCGTAATGAAAAATCCAATAGTGCCAATTGGTAAAGTGGGCGGGAATGTCACTGGCAAGCCAGCATTTGTTATAACTAATAAACAGGGCCAACAAATAAGGCCAAATCAACAGATTATAATTGTGACAACTGGTTCAGCTATTCGTACCGTTAATACGGGGGTTGTAACATCAGCGGGCGGTAATATAGTTTCCATTGTTGGTTCACAATCAAACACAATAACATCGAGTGGAACAGGTTCGGTTACAGGAACAGGAGTCACAGACGCTGGCACTGTAACACAAACTGGTGGCATGAAAATGCTACGTGGAGTAACAAGTGCAAGTGGCCGACCAATTACTCTTACTCTTCCAACAAACATCAACCAAGCCAAACCAACACAGGGTGGACAAATTTTACAGCAATTCCCTCAAAAGACAATAACATTGGGTGGCAAAGCTGTCACTGTTCAAATGGCAAATAGTTCCGCTGGTGTACCTAAAACAGTTACAATTGTGTCTTCGGCAAACGCTGTTTCAGGTGCTGGAACTGTTACTCTTACAACGGGAGCTCAGGGCAAACTAGTTATGATGCCCAACAAAAAGAATTTCGTTTTTGGAACCAATTCAAACACTGCAGGTACTTCGGCTGGTGCAATCGGAATTCATAAGTCGACAATTCAAAACATTCAGCAGCAAACAATTGTATCGCAGCAAAAAGTTGTAACTCATGAAAATAATGAAACGACAACCATGTCAAACGCGGTATTTGCAAATGATAATACTTTTATTGAAGGCGATCCAATGGATGACATTATTGAGCAGCTGGACGGAGCCGTGGATAATTTAAGTGGTGACCTAAATGAAGATCTACCTTCTTCTGATGCTGATGATTCTGGATCAGTACGAATCAATGAATTAATGCACAAAGTAAAGCattcaattaatttcaaagcaaaGAACACTATCAGTAGTGGCATTAAGCCGAAATATTTTAAACTAGGATTATTTGGCGGAAAAGGTGGCAATGGAGGTGTTGGGCCATTAAGCCAAAATGATTCAGAAGCAGAAAGCACAAGCAACGAGCAGCAAGTAGAAATACAACTTGACCGGCAAATCTGTCCCGATCAGCCGGTATGTAGTTCGTCAATATCCGAATCGGGTGAAAATGTTGCTGATGCAATGGACTTTCAGCAACCAACAAGCACGACAGACGCAGATGCAGATATCGCAAATCAAGAAAATGTTATACAGTCATCAGCTGTTGGTGGTGGTGTCAGTGGTAGTGTTGGCATgggtatgttttgtttttttctctcttcATTATGCCTTCACGTAagatttaatgtatttaaattaaTGTAGATGAACCAACTCCTGATACTACCGAGGGACCAAATACAACAGAATTGCAAAGTGCTGCGAAcgaaataaacaatcaaaacaaCGAAGCTATAGCTGCTGATATCTTTAATGCAATCGAAGAAGGTAGTTTGCAAACTTCTTCCTCATCTACACCCAACAAAATAGACGAGAATGCAAGTAAAGTAAGTTACACAAAGTTAATTactaaaataatttcatttattatgtattttataaaattaagaaaaaaaaaaacgagctTAATGATAGGTTTGGCAgctctttagttttttttttttttgactctcaagattgtgatgtttttgacaaacaatcttttttacaaaaaaattttaatgaaaattaatttttgaaattataaacgAGTTCTTGGAATCGTCTACGAATTAGCCAAAAGAGTGTATCTCTGCTTTTCAgaagaatgataaaaaaaaattaaactccaTTTTTTGTAGTTAGAACAtgattgaaatattattttttctttttatataaaaaagagcTCATTGTTTGGAGCAACACCAACAGCATCAGAAACTGAAGCGGCAAATATTTTAACCACAATAAAAAGTGGAGAAATGTTACAAAAAAGTCCAGCTAATCAATGTCCCGATGAGTCTTCAATGTGagtattacttttttatttgattttagtttttttacataaaatcttcaaaatagGCAAGTTGATCTTCAAAAAGATGTAGTTCCCTCAGAGGGTGATTCTCCTCAAACTTCGCTtaacggtaaataaaaataaactgtgtttcaatgcaaaattaaactaaattaaattgttctttttttttgttattttttttgtaggtcgTCTGGATGCGCTTGCTTCTGCAGCTGTTCTACAAGCTGTTATGCAAGCAAACACTCTTCGTCAAAGAGACACATCTTTTCAAGTATTTGGAAGCCCTAAGAGTGCGACTAGTGGAGGAGCAGCAACTCAACAAGAATCTGGCGTAATGGATATCATCAATTTTGCATGTCAAGCACAGGTTGAATCACAGCAAAACATTCAACAGgatcaacagcaacaacagtCTCTTGTTGGCATATCATCAAATACACATAAAAAAGCGACTGAATTGACGGTGACTTCAAATATGACACAAAACTCAATAACTAACAGTGATATAAATATGGTGGCTGATAACAAGCAATTATCGATAACACCTTCAACAGGAAATTCCAACACCGGTAGCATGGTTCAATCGAATATTCGTCTAGGAAGTTCATCGTCGTCTCCAGCAGCAGCATCAACGATCAATCAAGGAAATCGACGaaatcaaaaaaccaaaactcaaAGTTCCGCACAAATAAAAGTGCATAGCGAAAACATTGAGGTGTGTATTTGTGTAACTATACcctttttcaaattcaattaatccttttgcaaatcaaattcaccatTGTAATAACAATATATTTTTCCATATTTGAGTTACAtggaattcaatttattttagtaaaagaaaaaattaatttgattcgcaaatgaatgaatttaatttgtaaaagCGTGAACTTAACAGAACAATTTATGAAACTTCCTTTTATAGCCTATTCGAAGTGATCCGAACTCCAAATGGCACACAGTTGGGATATTTAAAAGTTTGTCCCACACTGTAACAAGCTATATTGAAAACATCCATTGGAATGATTCAATGTTTGATACTTATGATTCAGATAATCTACCAGACTTGTCTGAATATCCTCGAATAAATCTTGAGCCTGGTACAGGATATCGTTTCCGATTAGCAGCAATTAACACCTGTGGCCGAGGAGAATGGGGAGAAGTGAGTGGAAGATAATTATTAAACTCACCTGTCAAATAcaattattatcttttttttattttcttttcc contains:
- the LOC129920511 gene encoding host cell factor isoform X2, with product MADLDTAVDYNLVNFCESADDRNENMLDELENYQQHPQQQQQQQQTEDNNEMVPLNASSFRWKRVVNPTGPQPRPRHGHRAINIKELMVVFGGGNEGIVDELHVYNTIGNQWFVPVMKGEVPPGCAAYGFVVEGTRMFVFGGMIEYGKYSNELYELQATKWEWRKMAPEMPDNGLPPCPRLGHSFTMVGDRIFLFGGLANESDDPKNNIPKYLNDLYILETRGNYSVNGKWLIPKTYGESPPPRESHTGVAYTCKNTGQLNLLVYGGMSGCRLGDLWLLDIESMSWTKPITKGRAPLPRSLHSATMVGNKMYVFGGWVPLVVNDSKAATEREWKCTNTLAVLDLDSMNWEDITLDTVEEHVPRARAGHCAVGIQSRLYVWSGRDGYRKAWNNQVCCKDLWYLEVCKPLYAVKVALVRASTHSLALCWTATTFASAYELQTQKIEPIAPPSKPAAPAVTIMTQTVQQPNSCNTTANGNGIKQVHLIRQGNNPHFQQQINPILASPQQQQQPTPVQSQAQAQQMPLPQPQTVGIRQQVTNVTQSQTQIISQPQPVQQQQQQQQQQQQQQQQQQQLSSISPVVTISPQCTVSTGVSMTTSIVVASPAVSSTAKIITPPNTPTNSIQTIVSAPITGTVQGGTVLQKFRPTTVLSRAANTNSSAATGLRVVSGNPPVRILSGGQAVRIATTQGSSTTILKTSTGQTVGTPTSIATATTIGGKQYFIQKPLSLGQNVQFQLIKTSTGVAVQTLPKVNVLKNIPGGAVGQSQVQTVQTSQSNTITKPTVVTGNLVKLVSPGGKIVMKNPIVPIGKVGGNVTGKPAFVITNKQGQQIRPNQQIIIVTTGSAIRTVNTGVVTSAGGNIVSIVGSQSNTITSSGTGSVTGTGVTDAGTVTQTGGMKMLRGVTSASGRPITLTLPTNINQAKPTQGGQILQQFPQKTITLGGKAVTVQMANSSAGVPKTVTIVSSANAVSGAGTVTLTTGAQGKLVMMPNKKNFVFGTNSNTAGTSAGAIGIHKSTIQNIQQQTIVSQQKVVTHENNETTTMSNAVFANDNTFIEGDPMDDIIEQLDGAVDNLSGDLNEDLPSSDADDSGSVRINELMHKVKHSINFKAKNTISSGIKPKYFKLGLFGGKGGNGGVGPLSQNDSEAESTSNEQQVEIQLDRQICPDQPVCSSSISESGENVADAMDFQQPTSTTDADADIANQENVIQSSAVGGGVSGSVGMDEPTPDTTEGPNTTELQSAANEINNQNNEAIAADIFNAIEEGSLQTSSSSTPNKIDENASKSSLFGATPTASETEAANILTTIKSGEMLQKSPANQCPDESSMQVDLQKDVVPSEGDSPQTSLNGRLDALASAAVLQAVMQANTLRQRDTSFQVFGSPKSATSGGAATQQESGVMDIINFACQAQVESQQNIQQDQQQQQSLVGISSNTHKKATELTVTSNMTQNSITNSDINMVADNKQLSITPSTGNSNTGSMVQSNIRLGSSSSSPAAASTINQGNRRNQKTKTQSSAQIKVHSENIEPIRSDPNSKWHTVGIFKSLSHTVTSYIENIHWNDSMFDTYDSDNLPDLSEYPRINLEPGTGYRFRLAAINTCGRGEWGEVSSFKTCLPGFPGAPSAIKISKSPEGAHLTWEPPPSQNTGEIIEYSVYLAVKSTPKDKMPPPQLVFVRVYVGATNQCTVANNSLATAHVDCSNKPAIIFRIAARNEKGYGPATQVRWLQDPVSSKQTSSSPMSPALKRIQDKGTGSPVSNKRPRGSATNVKVMPNSPSAD
- the LOC129920511 gene encoding host cell factor isoform X1 is translated as MADLDTAVDYNLVNFCESADDRNENMLDELENYQQHPQQQQQQQQTEDNNEMVPLNASSFRWKRVVNPTGPQPRPRHGHRAINIKELMVVFGGGNEGIVDELHVYNTIGNQWFVPVMKGEVPPGCAAYGFVVEGTRMFVFGGMIEYGKYSNELYELQATKWEWRKMAPEMPDNGLPPCPRLGHSFTMVGDRIFLFGGLANESDDPKNNIPKYLNDLYILETRGNYSVNGKWLIPKTYGESPPPRESHTGVAYTCKNTGQLNLLVYGGMSGCRLGDLWLLDIESMSWTKPITKGRAPLPRSLHSATMVGNKMYVFGGWVPLVVNDSKAATEREWKCTNTLAVLDLDSMNWEDITLDTVEEHVPRARAGHCAVGIQSRLYVWSGRDGYRKAWNNQVRVCCKDLWYLEVCKPLYAVKVALVRASTHSLALCWTATTFASAYELQTQKIEPIAPPSKPAAPAVTIMTQTVQQPNSCNTTANGNGIKQVHLIRQGNNPHFQQQINPILASPQQQQQPTPVQSQAQAQQMPLPQPQTVGIRQQVTNVTQSQTQIISQPQPVQQQQQQQQQQQQQQQQQQQLSSISPVVTISPQCTVSTGVSMTTSIVVASPAVSSTAKIITPPNTPTNSIQTIVSAPITGTVQGGTVLQKFRPTTVLSRAANTNSSAATGLRVVSGNPPVRILSGGQAVRIATTQGSSTTILKTSTGQTVGTPTSIATATTIGGKQYFIQKPLSLGQNVQFQLIKTSTGVAVQTLPKVNVLKNIPGGAVGQSQVQTVQTSQSNTITKPTVVTGNLVKLVSPGGKIVMKNPIVPIGKVGGNVTGKPAFVITNKQGQQIRPNQQIIIVTTGSAIRTVNTGVVTSAGGNIVSIVGSQSNTITSSGTGSVTGTGVTDAGTVTQTGGMKMLRGVTSASGRPITLTLPTNINQAKPTQGGQILQQFPQKTITLGGKAVTVQMANSSAGVPKTVTIVSSANAVSGAGTVTLTTGAQGKLVMMPNKKNFVFGTNSNTAGTSAGAIGIHKSTIQNIQQQTIVSQQKVVTHENNETTTMSNAVFANDNTFIEGDPMDDIIEQLDGAVDNLSGDLNEDLPSSDADDSGSVRINELMHKVKHSINFKAKNTISSGIKPKYFKLGLFGGKGGNGGVGPLSQNDSEAESTSNEQQVEIQLDRQICPDQPVCSSSISESGENVADAMDFQQPTSTTDADADIANQENVIQSSAVGGGVSGSVGMDEPTPDTTEGPNTTELQSAANEINNQNNEAIAADIFNAIEEGSLQTSSSSTPNKIDENASKSSLFGATPTASETEAANILTTIKSGEMLQKSPANQCPDESSMQVDLQKDVVPSEGDSPQTSLNGRLDALASAAVLQAVMQANTLRQRDTSFQVFGSPKSATSGGAATQQESGVMDIINFACQAQVESQQNIQQDQQQQQSLVGISSNTHKKATELTVTSNMTQNSITNSDINMVADNKQLSITPSTGNSNTGSMVQSNIRLGSSSSSPAAASTINQGNRRNQKTKTQSSAQIKVHSENIEPIRSDPNSKWHTVGIFKSLSHTVTSYIENIHWNDSMFDTYDSDNLPDLSEYPRINLEPGTGYRFRLAAINTCGRGEWGEVSSFKTCLPGFPGAPSAIKISKSPEGAHLTWEPPPSQNTGEIIEYSVYLAVKSTPKDKMPPPQLVFVRVYVGATNQCTVANNSLATAHVDCSNKPAIIFRIAARNEKGYGPATQVRWLQDPVSSKQTSSSPMSPALKRIQDKGTGSPVSNKRPRGSATNVKVMPNSPSAD